The Brasilonema sennae CENA114 genome includes a region encoding these proteins:
- a CDS encoding ShlB/FhaC/HecB family hemolysin secretion/activation protein, with product MLLYISIFALLSFTPKRLYAQVVPPVQLPNGNSFQSQQLPSPQDVQPPPPSPFPSPKPPQPLPPPQDLLPPSRPTPNKSEPIPGKFPETIIVKRFEVIGSTVFSPEELAKVLAPFTNKPISLTEVYQARTAITELYIKKGYITSGAYIPAQTTQDGVVKLQVIEGKLEDIQVTGTRRLKRNYVRSRLVRATSPPLNRERLLEALQLLQLNPLIQNLSAELTAGTRPGTTILQIQIQEAKTFSSQIVLDNRRSPSVGSFRRRLQVNEANLLGFGDGLSLAYTNTDGSNAFDGSYTFPLNPQNGTLSFYYGTTSSEIIERPFNSLDIQSASRYYELTFRQPVIQTPTQEFALGFTASRRESEISSRLFQQEGVPPNLLSPGADEEGRTRVSALRFFQEWTSRNSREVIAARSQFNIGLGALDATINSNPPDSRFFSWQGQAQWVRLLAPDTVLLLRADMQLASRALLPLEQIGLGGLDNVRGYRQDFLLTDNGAFASAEVQVPIFRVREINGVLQIIPFVDFGVGWNSSNRDNPNPNTLASVGLGLRWSQGERFTARLDWGVPLISVDSSERTWQENGLYFSIQYNP from the coding sequence ATGCTACTATATATAAGTATATTTGCATTGCTGAGCTTCACTCCGAAACGCCTATATGCACAAGTTGTACCTCCTGTACAACTACCAAACGGCAATTCTTTCCAAAGCCAACAACTCCCTTCACCGCAGGATGTGCAACCACCTCCACCTTCTCCATTTCCCTCACCCAAACCGCCACAGCCACTTCCTCCACCACAAGACTTACTTCCACCGTCTCGTCCAACTCCCAACAAGAGTGAACCAATTCCTGGCAAGTTTCCTGAAACTATCATTGTTAAACGATTTGAAGTTATTGGCAGTACCGTATTCAGTCCCGAAGAGTTAGCCAAGGTACTTGCTCCCTTTACTAACAAACCTATCTCACTGACTGAAGTGTATCAGGCTCGTACCGCTATCACAGAATTATACATCAAAAAAGGTTACATCACTTCTGGAGCGTATATCCCTGCTCAAACAACGCAAGATGGTGTTGTCAAACTCCAGGTAATCGAAGGTAAATTAGAAGACATCCAAGTCACAGGTACCAGGCGACTCAAACGCAATTATGTACGCAGCCGACTGGTGAGAGCAACTTCGCCACCTCTCAATAGAGAACGTTTGCTCGAAGCTTTGCAACTGCTGCAACTAAACCCTTTGATTCAAAACCTGTCTGCTGAACTCACCGCTGGAACGCGTCCCGGTACAACCATACTACAAATCCAGATACAAGAAGCAAAAACTTTCAGTAGCCAAATTGTTTTGGATAATAGGCGATCGCCTAGTGTTGGTAGTTTCCGCCGCCGATTACAAGTGAACGAAGCTAACTTACTCGGATTTGGAGATGGTCTGAGTTTAGCATACACCAACACCGATGGCAGCAACGCCTTTGATGGTAGCTACACGTTTCCCCTCAATCCCCAAAATGGCACTCTCTCTTTTTACTACGGTACGACATCCAGCGAAATCATTGAACGTCCTTTCAATTCCCTAGATATACAATCAGCTTCCCGCTACTACGAACTCACATTCCGCCAGCCAGTCATCCAAACTCCCACACAAGAATTTGCTCTTGGCTTTACCGCCTCCAGACGAGAAAGTGAAATTTCTTCCCGGCTGTTCCAACAAGAGGGAGTTCCCCCTAATTTACTTTCGCCTGGCGCTGATGAGGAGGGACGCACTCGCGTATCAGCGTTACGATTTTTTCAAGAATGGACTTCTCGTAACAGCCGTGAAGTTATCGCCGCTCGCTCTCAATTTAACATTGGACTGGGTGCATTAGATGCGACAATTAATAGTAACCCTCCCGATAGCCGCTTTTTCTCATGGCAAGGACAAGCTCAGTGGGTACGTCTTTTGGCTCCTGACACCGTACTGTTACTGCGTGCAGATATGCAACTGGCATCAAGAGCACTTTTACCTTTAGAGCAGATTGGTTTAGGCGGTTTGGATAATGTTCGCGGCTACCGTCAAGATTTCTTACTTACAGATAATGGCGCTTTTGCTTCTGCTGAAGTTCAAGTCCCAATTTTCCGGGTACGCGAGATAAATGGTGTTTTACAAATCATCCCTTTTGTTGATTTCGGTGTTGGTTGGAACAGTTCAAATAGAGACAATCCAAACCCTAACACTTTAGCATCCGTCGGTCTTGGATTACGCTGGTCACAGGGAGAGCGTTTTACTGCTCGTCTTGACTGGGGTGTTCCTTTAATCTCTGTTGATTCAAGCGAAAGAACATGGCAAGAAAACGGTCTGTATTTTTCCATACAATACAACCCTTGA
- a CDS encoding CHAT domain-containing protein, translating into MARKRSVFFHTIQPLMLFKGSRRRWLTQTGLTLLTAFLCIVLSPMVTAVVAVNYTTQSPASHTVQSENSVQQGKALYEAGQFAEAVKVLEQAATAFKASGDKLNQAMTLSNLSLVYQQLGQWTEAEDAITQSLNLLKNDDNSKQRFAIFAQALDVQGRLQLARGQTQAALSTWQEAAKIYKQIGDEATLTRNRINTAQAMQALGLYHQASKTLIEVQQSLIKLPDSPLKATGLRSLGNILRIVGDLNTSRDVLEQSLAVAKRVQSPIASGETLLSLGNTALAQGKTQLTLGNTTQAEKQTQAALKYYQQAALVAQPTTRIQAQLNQLSLLLENQQFPAALALASQIQPEISKLSPSRTSVYAQINYAQSITQLRQKTNTDNPSWLDVAQMLSGAVGQAQSLKDQRAESYALGTLGGLYEKTGQFSEAQNLTKQALLIAQTLEPQDIAYQWQWQLGRLLKVKGDIKGATAAYDSAFKTLESLRRDLVAMNPEIQFSFRESVEPVYRGLVDLQLQSKGNAETTQYNLTQARNVIESLQQAELNNFFRSPCVEPRVTIDTALGQDKKAAIIYPIILPDRIEVILTLPGQKELRKYTTAIPREKVESTVASVRKDLLQVEQTFQVQEQSQEIYDWLIRPMSGELTKNEIKTLVFVLDSELQNIPMGVLYDKQQQKYLIEKYAIALTPGLQLFEPKPLQKVQLNALTAGVGEQRFGFPALQNVPRELEEIKSEVPRSEELLNQKFTENNLQNELKSDPFSVVHLATHGEFSSDPEKTFILAWDKLLKVREFDSLLRVSESSRSSNIELLVLSACKTALGDKRAALGLAGVAVRAGARSTLASLWSVDDQSTADLMSEFYRQLNNGVSKAEALQLAQLAVFKKENSPYFWAPYVLLGNWL; encoded by the coding sequence ATGGCAAGAAAACGGTCTGTATTTTTCCATACAATACAACCCTTGATGCTCTTCAAAGGTTCACGTAGAAGGTGGCTGACTCAGACTGGATTGACGCTCCTGACTGCGTTTCTCTGCATAGTACTTTCACCAATGGTGACAGCAGTTGTTGCTGTTAATTATACTACCCAGAGTCCAGCAAGTCACACGGTTCAAAGCGAAAACTCTGTGCAACAAGGTAAAGCACTGTATGAGGCTGGACAATTTGCTGAAGCAGTTAAAGTTTTGGAACAAGCAGCAACTGCCTTTAAAGCCAGTGGCGATAAACTCAATCAAGCAATGACTTTGAGCAATCTTTCCCTAGTGTATCAGCAACTGGGACAGTGGACTGAAGCTGAAGATGCAATTACCCAAAGTCTAAATCTCTTAAAAAATGACGACAACTCAAAACAGCGTTTTGCAATCTTCGCCCAAGCTCTAGATGTACAAGGGCGGTTACAATTGGCAAGAGGACAAACTCAAGCTGCACTTTCTACATGGCAAGAAGCCGCAAAGATTTACAAGCAAATAGGCGATGAAGCGACATTAACCCGCAACCGCATTAATACAGCTCAAGCGATGCAAGCTTTAGGGCTTTACCATCAGGCGAGCAAGACTTTAATTGAGGTTCAGCAATCTCTCATAAAGCTTCCAGACTCTCCACTTAAAGCAACAGGATTGCGTAGTCTCGGCAATATCTTGCGAATTGTTGGTGATTTAAACACATCTAGGGATGTCTTAGAGCAAAGTTTAGCTGTAGCAAAGCGGGTGCAATCTCCAATCGCGAGCGGTGAGACTTTGCTCAGTCTAGGTAACACGGCTCTTGCTCAGGGAAAAACTCAACTCACTCTGGGAAATACAACCCAAGCTGAGAAACAAACTCAAGCAGCATTAAAATACTACCAACAAGCTGCCCTTGTCGCACAACCCACAACGCGCATCCAAGCACAACTCAATCAACTTAGTTTACTTCTGGAAAATCAGCAATTTCCTGCGGCTTTGGCTTTGGCATCTCAAATTCAACCGGAAATAAGTAAGTTGTCCCCGAGCAGAACGTCAGTATATGCCCAGATTAATTATGCCCAAAGTATAACACAATTAAGACAGAAAACTAATACAGATAATCCTTCATGGCTGGATGTTGCTCAAATGTTGTCGGGTGCTGTTGGGCAGGCGCAAAGCTTAAAAGACCAACGAGCAGAATCTTATGCCCTCGGTACTTTAGGTGGGTTGTACGAAAAAACAGGGCAATTCTCTGAGGCACAAAACCTTACCAAGCAAGCCCTACTTATAGCTCAAACTCTTGAGCCTCAGGACATAGCTTATCAATGGCAATGGCAGTTGGGACGTTTACTCAAAGTCAAGGGAGATATAAAAGGAGCGACTGCAGCATACGATTCAGCATTCAAAACCCTTGAGTCTCTGCGTCGGGATTTAGTCGCCATGAATCCGGAAATTCAGTTTTCTTTCCGGGAAAGTGTGGAACCTGTCTATCGGGGATTGGTGGATTTGCAGTTGCAAAGCAAGGGAAACGCTGAAACTACGCAATACAATCTTACGCAAGCCCGTAACGTGATTGAATCGCTTCAGCAGGCGGAACTGAACAACTTCTTCCGCTCACCTTGCGTGGAGCCTAGGGTAACGATTGACACTGCGCTTGGACAAGACAAAAAAGCAGCAATTATATATCCAATCATTTTACCAGACCGCATTGAGGTTATTCTCACGTTGCCTGGACAAAAAGAACTTCGTAAATATACAACAGCTATACCTCGGGAGAAAGTAGAAAGCACTGTCGCTTCGGTGCGAAAAGACTTATTGCAAGTCGAACAAACTTTTCAGGTTCAGGAGCAGTCTCAGGAAATTTATGATTGGTTAATTCGACCAATGTCAGGGGAGTTAACCAAGAATGAAATTAAAACCTTAGTGTTTGTACTAGATAGTGAATTGCAAAATATCCCGATGGGGGTTCTTTATGATAAACAGCAGCAGAAATATCTGATAGAAAAATATGCGATCGCTCTCACGCCAGGTTTGCAACTTTTTGAACCCAAACCATTGCAAAAGGTACAGTTAAATGCTTTAACTGCTGGAGTTGGCGAACAACGCTTTGGGTTTCCTGCATTGCAGAATGTGCCACGGGAGTTAGAAGAAATCAAGTCTGAGGTTCCCAGGAGTGAAGAACTGTTGAATCAGAAGTTTACTGAAAACAACTTGCAAAACGAGCTAAAATCAGATCCTTTCTCGGTAGTTCATTTGGCGACTCATGGCGAGTTCAGTTCTGATCCAGAAAAAACGTTTATTCTTGCTTGGGATAAACTACTTAAGGTAAGGGAATTTGATAGCTTACTACGAGTGAGTGAATCTAGTCGGTCTAGTAACATTGAATTACTTGTTCTGAGTGCGTGCAAAACGGCGTTAGGAGACAAACGTGCAGCGTTGGGATTAGCGGGAGTGGCTGTGCGGGCGGGCGCACGTAGTACACTGGCAAGTTTATGGTCAGTAGATGACCAGTCTACCGCAGATTTGATGAGCGAGTTTTATCGACAGTTAAATAATGGGGTAAGTAAAGCCGAAGCACTCCAGCTTGCTCAACTTGCCGTTTTTAAAAAGGAGAATAGTCCTTATTTTTGGGCACCTTATGTGTTGTTGGGAAATTGGTTATAA
- a CDS encoding type II toxin-antitoxin system VapC family toxin, which produces MDTYVVDTHALAWFVSEDKRLSPTATQILCQAETGEVQVLIPTLVLAELTHIAQKKKIAVTIETLLEKINQGDGFNIVSFDFPIFQTMLQLPENWDIHDRIIAATASYYQAILITRDEMLRDSYEVKTVWD; this is translated from the coding sequence ATGGATACTTATGTGGTGGATACTCATGCGTTAGCTTGGTTTGTCAGTGAAGATAAACGATTATCGCCAACAGCAACACAAATTCTCTGTCAAGCTGAAACGGGAGAGGTTCAGGTTTTAATCCCTACATTAGTTCTCGCAGAACTGACTCATATAGCTCAAAAAAAGAAGATAGCGGTTACAATTGAAACATTACTTGAAAAAATTAATCAAGGAGATGGATTTAATATTGTCTCTTTTGATTTTCCTATTTTTCAGACAATGCTGCAACTACCGGAAAATTGGGATATTCATGATCGGATTATCGCTGCTACAGCGAGTTACTATCAAGCTATCCTGATTACGAGAGATGAAATGTTACGGGATTCTTATGAAGTTAAAACTGTTTGGGATTAA
- a CDS encoding ribbon-helix-helix domain-containing protein has product MSLTPELEQFVQTQVESGRYASAQEVVLAAWHR; this is encoded by the coding sequence GTGTCATTAACGCCAGAACTTGAGCAGTTTGTTCAAACTCAGGTAGAAAGTGGTAGATACGCCTCTGCACAAGAAGTCGTCCTGGCGGCTTGGCATCGCTAA
- a CDS encoding filamentous hemagglutinin N-terminal domain-containing protein translates to MSGMITRWGWFLGIAIGGAYAFFANCALAQITPDGTLPNNSNVTESGNTSVITGGTQAGSNLFHSFKEFSVRAGDTAFFNNAADVQNIISRVTGGSVSNIDGLIKANGTANVFIINPNGIIFGPNASLNIGGSFIGSTASSINFADGTKFSATPSPDKPLLTITAPIGLGLGTNPGEIKVQGLGHEFAYDSAIIKYSFAADPGKPRPRLNSSVPGLEVESGKTLALVGGKVSVEGGVLKSPAGRIEIGSVGSNGAVSLVSVPEGWKLGYEAAPSFADIQFSGKSFVSTTGVGGGAIAIAGKNINFTEQSILRADTLGDRNGGEISFVGKEIVINQSDISSNSFSSGNTGQIIVVANNSIRLENKAGLGTRVQESGKAGDITLQADSIFIGNYSGLSSNTDGAGNAGRMEIKANSLVIEDRYGLVNGTGNDSTGNGGEVNINVAGPMELRASSIDTYSFGQGNAGKIDMSANSLRIEGGGAIVSRTEKNSTGKAGEININVAGPMVGNRAGIVTNTQTGNAAKISITANSLLIENSGVYSRTFITGNAGEININVAGSFESKSSGIYTDVYGTTGDAGKINIYANSLLLDSSRINSQALQEYSTGNAGEININVAERMVLRNPKGIFTNSVGKGDAGKISIYANSFELENSPINSSTSNTTGKAGEININVAGPMVINTADISTNTLGTGNAGQITVTAESLKINSGGIVATTSGSGNAGNLSVRTKTLVIDNQGRLEVKSTGDGNAGTLNIVADTIQLDNQSRINATSTTGKGGDLRLQIGNLLLLRRGSSISTSAGNDNKGGDGGNITINAPSGFIVTVPNENSDITANAFSGTGGKITINATDIFGIAPLSSQELKRLRPDDSDPTKLQTNDITAISQTNPSLSGTVELNTPDIDLNSDLVNLPSVPVDTKLAQGCNSPNYAKSSFIYTGRGGLPPNPKDILTPDAVQVDWVTLNPNSDKGNSPSVSTNPTNPTPEPIVEATGWVFNAKGEVVFTADAPNTTPRSSWQTPAKCRS, encoded by the coding sequence ATGTCCGGAATGATTACTCGTTGGGGTTGGTTCTTAGGTATTGCCATAGGTGGTGCGTATGCTTTCTTTGCAAATTGTGCTCTTGCCCAAATCACTCCAGACGGCACTTTACCTAATAACTCCAACGTCACAGAGTCGGGGAACACCAGCGTTATCACTGGAGGAACGCAAGCCGGAAGCAACTTGTTCCACAGTTTTAAGGAGTTCTCTGTTCGTGCTGGTGACACTGCTTTCTTTAACAATGCTGCGGATGTTCAAAATATCATTAGTCGGGTAACGGGTGGCTCAGTATCTAATATCGATGGGTTAATTAAAGCTAACGGGACAGCTAACGTGTTTATAATTAATCCCAATGGGATTATTTTTGGTCCCAATGCCAGTTTAAATATTGGAGGTTCGTTTATTGGTAGCACTGCCAGCAGTATAAATTTTGCCGATGGTACTAAATTCAGTGCCACTCCATCACCAGATAAACCCCTATTGACGATAACTGCACCTATTGGACTCGGTCTGGGCACAAATCCAGGGGAAATTAAGGTACAAGGACTTGGGCACGAATTTGCATATGATTCGGCTATTATCAAGTATAGTTTTGCTGCTGATCCAGGAAAACCCCGTCCTCGTCTTAACAGTAGCGTTCCGGGATTGGAGGTAGAGTCGGGAAAAACTTTAGCTCTGGTGGGGGGTAAAGTATCTGTTGAGGGTGGTGTTCTCAAGTCACCAGCAGGACGGATTGAAATCGGCAGTGTTGGCAGCAATGGGGCTGTGAGTCTCGTCTCGGTACCAGAAGGTTGGAAGCTGGGTTATGAAGCCGCTCCCAGTTTTGCAGACATCCAATTCTCTGGGAAATCGTTCGTAAGTACTACAGGAGTGGGCGGTGGTGCCATTGCGATCGCCGGTAAAAACATCAATTTCACCGAACAGTCCATTCTACGAGCTGATACGCTTGGTGACAGAAATGGAGGAGAAATCAGCTTTGTCGGCAAAGAGATAGTTATCAATCAGTCTGACATCAGCTCTAATAGTTTCAGTTCGGGGAATACCGGACAAATAATAGTGGTTGCTAACAACTCTATCAGGCTTGAGAATAAGGCTGGTTTGGGTACTCGCGTACAAGAATCGGGAAAAGCTGGAGACATTACCTTACAAGCTGATTCTATTTTTATCGGTAACTACAGTGGGCTAAGCAGTAATACTGATGGTGCAGGTAACGCCGGACGGATGGAAATAAAAGCTAATTCTTTAGTGATTGAAGACCGATATGGTTTGGTTAACGGTACGGGGAACGATAGCACAGGTAACGGCGGAGAAGTCAACATTAATGTCGCAGGTCCTATGGAGCTACGGGCTTCAAGTATAGATACTTACTCTTTTGGTCAGGGTAACGCTGGAAAAATCGACATGAGCGCAAATTCTTTGCGGATTGAAGGCGGAGGGGCGATCGTTAGTCGTACAGAGAAAAATAGTACAGGTAAAGCCGGAGAAATCAACATTAATGTCGCAGGTCCTATGGTGGGAAATCGAGCAGGTATAGTGACCAATACCCAGACGGGTAACGCTGCAAAAATCAGCATTACTGCAAATTCCTTGTTGATAGAAAATTCGGGAGTCTATAGTCGTACGTTTATCACAGGTAACGCCGGAGAAATCAACATTAATGTCGCAGGTTCTTTTGAGAGCAAGTCTTCAGGTATATATACTGACGTTTATGGCACGACGGGTGACGCTGGAAAAATCAACATCTATGCAAATTCCTTGCTGCTTGACAGTTCGCGGATCAATAGCCAGGCGCTTCAAGAATATAGCACAGGTAACGCCGGAGAAATCAACATTAATGTCGCAGAGCGTATGGTGTTACGGAACCCTAAAGGTATTTTTACTAACTCCGTTGGTAAGGGTGACGCAGGAAAAATCAGCATCTACGCAAATTCTTTTGAGCTTGAAAATTCGCCCATCAATAGCAGTACAAGTAACACCACAGGTAAAGCCGGAGAAATCAACATTAATGTCGCAGGTCCTATGGTGATAAACACAGCAGATATCAGTACCAACACCTTGGGCACGGGTAATGCTGGACAAATTACAGTTACTGCTGAATCTTTGAAAATCAATAGCGGTGGAATTGTTGCAACAACCTCAGGTAGTGGCAATGCAGGAAACTTGAGTGTGCGAACAAAAACCTTGGTTATTGACAATCAAGGGAGATTAGAAGTTAAAAGTACTGGTGATGGCAATGCTGGTACTTTGAATATCGTGGCAGATACCATTCAACTTGATAATCAAAGTCGGATTAATGCAACGTCCACAACGGGTAAGGGTGGAGATCTTCGGCTACAGATAGGAAACTTACTTTTATTGCGTCGTGGAAGTTCCATCTCCACCTCTGCGGGTAATGATAACAAAGGTGGTGATGGTGGTAACATTACTATCAATGCTCCCTCGGGCTTTATCGTTACCGTCCCTAATGAGAATAGTGACATCACTGCCAATGCGTTTAGTGGCACTGGTGGGAAAATCACAATTAACGCTACTGATATTTTTGGAATCGCACCCCTCAGTAGCCAAGAACTTAAGAGATTGCGTCCTGACGATTCAGACCCCACTAAATTACAGACAAACGACATCACTGCTATCTCGCAAACAAACCCTTCTTTAAGCGGTACAGTAGAACTCAACACACCCGATATTGACTTAAACAGTGACTTAGTCAACTTACCATCAGTACCAGTTGACACCAAACTTGCCCAAGGTTGCAACTCTCCCAACTACGCGAAAAGCAGTTTCATTTACACTGGACGCGGCGGCTTACCACCTAACCCAAAAGATATTCTTACACCTGACGCCGTGCAAGTAGATTGGGTGACTCTCAACCCAAACAGTGATAAGGGCAACAGTCCATCTGTTTCCACAAATCCAACAAACCCCACGCCAGAACCCATAGTTGAAGCGACTGGGTGGGTGTTCAACGCCAAAGGAGAGGTAGTTTTCACAGCTGATGCACCCAATACCACGCCTCGCAGTTCTTGGCAAACACCAGCTAAGTGCCGTAGCTAG
- a CDS encoding filamentous hemagglutinin N-terminal domain-containing protein, producing MTSRSWLTQAYQLGLSGLLILVGLLPGKGGDSTLAQVTADPSLGTQVTINGTTLEITEGKTVGNTNLFHSFSNFSVKNAEVASFLNASNIKNILVRVTGGNASDIQGTLQAKGKANLFLINPSGILFGRDAQLRIGGSFIATTANAIQFPGGGEFSMTSPVNPLNPLLTVNPSAFLFNQIPSGSTSSIQVNRAIRLFVPQGQSLLLVGGDVKLDRAILRAESGRIELGGLAGVGTVGLNIDSSNGRNNFRLDFPQGVQRADVSLTNATRVTATGTGGGSIQLSGKRIILSNGSEVSVNNQGSEPGGTLVVNASELVELLERSRLLAETLGSGNAGELRIETGQLILQDGAQVSAITSNKGRGGTLSVNARDSIQVIGISAEERSGLFTSTRASGDAGDIRIETGQLIVRDGGQIAASARMRSQGKGGTIDVRASDKVELSGTAPNDGEPSGLFARSLSSGVAGDISIATGQLIVRDKAQVTVSAVNSGNAGNLQITSPSIRLDNKGAIVAETASGKGGNITLQGLDLLLMRGNSQISTTAGKAGGGGDGGNIIINVPNGFIVARPGENSDITANAFEGSGGRVTINATDIFGIAPLSSQELKRLRPDDSDPTKLQTNDITAISQTNPSLSGTIEINTPDVDLNTGLVTLPSVPVDTKLAQSCNSPNYAQSSFIITGRGGLPPNPKDILTPDAVQVDWVTLNPNSDKSNTPSVSTPTKPTPEPIVEATGWVFNAKGEVVFTADAPTTTPRSSWNKPAKCRT from the coding sequence GTGACATCAAGAAGTTGGCTCACTCAGGCTTACCAGTTAGGATTGTCAGGCTTGCTGATTCTAGTTGGGTTGCTCCCAGGAAAAGGGGGCGATAGCACCTTAGCTCAGGTAACAGCCGATCCCTCTTTGGGAACTCAAGTTACAATCAACGGTACTACCCTGGAAATCACGGAGGGTAAAACCGTTGGCAATACAAATCTATTCCATAGTTTCAGCAACTTTAGTGTTAAGAATGCCGAGGTAGCCAGTTTTCTTAATGCCTCTAACATCAAAAATATTTTGGTACGAGTTACAGGGGGAAACGCCTCTGACATCCAGGGAACACTTCAGGCGAAGGGTAAAGCTAATCTCTTTCTCATAAACCCCAGTGGTATCTTATTTGGTCGGGATGCCCAATTAAGGATTGGCGGTTCATTTATAGCAACAACAGCCAATGCTATCCAGTTTCCTGGCGGTGGAGAATTCTCTATGACTTCACCCGTCAATCCGCTTAACCCCTTGCTGACAGTAAATCCCTCCGCATTTCTATTCAATCAAATTCCATCTGGATCTACTAGCTCGATTCAAGTAAATAGAGCAATTCGATTATTTGTTCCTCAAGGTCAGAGTCTACTACTAGTGGGTGGCGATGTGAAGTTGGACAGAGCGATACTACGGGCAGAAAGTGGTCGAATTGAATTAGGAGGATTAGCAGGAGTAGGAACAGTAGGGTTAAACATTGATAGTAGCAATGGTCGCAACAATTTCCGCCTAGATTTTCCCCAAGGAGTGCAACGAGCAGATGTCTCTCTCACCAATGCAACTAGAGTAACCGCTACTGGCACAGGCGGAGGCAGTATTCAGCTTTCAGGCAAGCGTATTATACTTAGCAATGGTTCAGAGGTTAGTGTTAATAACCAAGGCTCAGAACCCGGAGGAACATTAGTGGTGAACGCATCAGAGTTGGTAGAACTTTTGGAACGAAGCCGTCTGTTGGCTGAGACACTAGGATCTGGAAATGCCGGAGAATTGAGGATTGAAACTGGGCAGTTGATTCTTCAGGATGGAGCACAAGTCTCAGCTATCACTAGTAACAAGGGACGGGGAGGAACTTTGTCCGTGAATGCAAGGGACTCTATCCAAGTTATTGGAATATCGGCTGAAGAACGTAGTGGCTTGTTTACTTCAACAAGAGCGTCTGGAGATGCCGGAGACATAAGGATTGAAACAGGACAGCTGATTGTTCGGGATGGAGGACAGATAGCAGCTAGTGCTCGTATGCGTAGCCAAGGCAAAGGGGGAACGATTGACGTACGCGCCTCTGACAAAGTGGAACTGAGCGGAACGGCACCAAATGATGGCGAACCCAGTGGCTTGTTTGCTCGATCTCTAAGTAGCGGTGTTGCTGGAGACATAAGCATTGCTACTGGACAGTTGATAGTTCGGGATAAAGCTCAAGTCACTGTAAGTGCGGTAAACTCAGGGAATGCAGGCAACCTTCAGATTACATCTCCCTCGATCCGGTTAGACAACAAAGGAGCCATTGTAGCTGAAACCGCATCCGGTAAAGGTGGGAATATTACGCTGCAAGGTCTGGACTTATTGCTCATGCGCGGCAACAGTCAGATATCTACTACAGCAGGTAAAGCTGGTGGTGGTGGTGATGGTGGCAACATCATTATCAATGTCCCCAATGGTTTCATCGTTGCCAGACCCGGTGAAAACAGTGACATCACCGCTAATGCCTTTGAGGGCAGTGGTGGCAGAGTCACAATTAACGCTACTGATATTTTTGGAATCGCACCGCTAAGTAGCCAAGAACTTAAGAGGTTGCGTCCTGACGATTCAGACCCCACTAAATTACAGACAAACGACATCACTGCTATCTCGCAAACAAACCCTTCTTTAAGTGGCACTATAGAAATCAACACACCCGATGTAGACCTCAACACCGGCTTAGTCACCTTACCATCAGTACCAGTTGACACCAAACTCGCCCAAAGCTGCAACTCCCCCAACTACGCCCAAAGCAGTTTCATTATCACCGGGCGCGGCGGCTTACCTCCAAACCCCAAAGACATTCTCACACCTGACGCCGTGCAAGTAGATTGGGTGACTCTCAACCCAAACAGTGACAAGAGCAACACTCCATCTGTTTCGACACCAACAAAGCCTACGCCAGAACCCATAGTTGAAGCAACTGGGTGGGTGTTCAACGCTAAAGGCGAGGTAGTCTTCACAGCTGATGCACCCACCACCACGCCTCGCAGTTCTTGGAACAAGCCCGCTAAGTGTCGTACTTAA